A single region of the Pseudomonas granadensis genome encodes:
- a CDS encoding CoA transferase subunit B, with product MALTREQMAQRVAREMQDGYYVNLGIGIPTLVANYIPEGMEVMLQSENGLLGMGPFPTEETIDADMINAGKQTVTARIGASIFNSAESFAMIRGGHVDLTVLGAFEVDVEGNIASWMIPGKLVKGMGGAMDLVAGADNIIVIMTHASKDGESKLLAKCSLPLTGAGCIKRVLTDLAYLEIENGAFVLKERAPGVSVEEIVAKTAGKLIVPDHVPEMQFAAE from the coding sequence ATGGCACTTACCCGCGAACAAATGGCTCAGCGCGTCGCCCGCGAAATGCAGGACGGCTACTACGTGAATCTCGGCATCGGCATTCCGACCCTGGTCGCCAACTACATTCCCGAAGGCATGGAAGTCATGCTGCAGTCGGAAAACGGCCTGCTCGGCATGGGGCCTTTTCCTACCGAAGAAACCATCGATGCCGACATGATCAACGCTGGCAAACAGACCGTCACCGCGCGAATCGGCGCGTCGATCTTCAACTCCGCCGAATCCTTCGCGATGATCCGCGGTGGCCATGTCGATCTGACCGTGCTCGGCGCGTTCGAAGTCGATGTCGAAGGCAACATCGCTTCGTGGATGATCCCCGGCAAACTGGTGAAGGGCATGGGCGGCGCGATGGACCTGGTGGCCGGCGCCGACAACATCATCGTGATCATGACCCACGCATCGAAGGACGGTGAGTCAAAGCTGCTGGCCAAGTGCAGCCTGCCGCTGACTGGCGCCGGTTGCATCAAGCGTGTGCTGACTGACCTTGCCTATCTGGAAATCGAAAATGGCGCTTTTGTCCTCAAGGAACGCGCACCTGGCGTCAGCGTCGAGGAAATCGTCGCCAAAACCGCTGGTAAACTGATCGTCCCGGATCACGTACCGGAAATGCAGTTCGCTGCCGAGTGA
- a CDS encoding CoA transferase subunit A yields MAGFDKRVSSYEEALAGLEDGMTVIAGGFGLCGIPENLIAEIKRKGTRDLTVVSNNCGVDGFGLGVLLSDRQISKVIASYVGENKLFEEQLLKGEIEVILTPQGTLAEKMRAGGAGIPAFFTATGVGTPVAEGKEVREFNGRKYLMEESITGDFAIVKGWKADHFGNVVYRHTAQNFNPLAATAGKITVVEVEEIVEPGELDPTQIHTPGIYVDRVICGTFEKRIEQRTIRK; encoded by the coding sequence ATGGCAGGTTTCGACAAGCGCGTGAGTTCCTACGAGGAAGCCCTGGCCGGGCTTGAGGACGGCATGACCGTCATCGCCGGCGGTTTCGGCCTGTGCGGCATTCCGGAAAACCTGATCGCCGAGATCAAGCGCAAAGGCACCCGCGACCTCACCGTGGTTTCCAACAACTGCGGCGTCGACGGCTTCGGCCTCGGCGTGCTGCTGTCCGACCGCCAGATCAGCAAAGTCATCGCCTCCTACGTTGGCGAAAACAAGCTGTTCGAAGAGCAACTGCTTAAAGGCGAAATCGAAGTCATCCTGACCCCGCAAGGCACCCTCGCCGAGAAGATGCGCGCCGGCGGTGCTGGCATTCCGGCGTTCTTCACCGCGACCGGCGTCGGCACCCCGGTCGCCGAAGGCAAGGAAGTGCGCGAGTTCAACGGGCGCAAATATCTGATGGAAGAATCCATCACCGGCGACTTCGCCATCGTCAAAGGCTGGAAAGCCGACCACTTCGGTAACGTCGTTTACCGTCACACCGCACAGAACTTCAATCCGCTGGCAGCGACTGCCGGCAAGATTACGGTGGTCGAGGTCGAAGAAATCGTCGAACCCGGCGAACTCGACCCCACGCAGATCCACACCCCGGGCATCTACGTCGATCGGGTCATTTGCGGCACGTTCGAAAAACGCATCGAACAGCGCACCATCCGCAAATAA
- a CDS encoding LysR family transcriptional regulator — MTIKQIRAFLAVAQSLSFAVACERLHLSQSALSLTIKALEEGLGGRLFSRNTRNVALTAEGESLLPLARRLIADWDNAEDEMRQRFSLQRGRVTLAAMPSFAGNLLPPILKTFRARYPNVNVTVNDVINEQVLEMVRDRQVELGVAFEPMQSTSLTFTPLYIDRFVAVVPKDSILAQRTEIDWQTLLQEPFITLQRPSTVRVMLEEHLQARGKKLPVEFESHQLATVGRMVASGLGVSAVPALCAEQMQELGAQCLTLNDSVERAIGVLTEPGNELSAAAQALFDIFKAEDLR, encoded by the coding sequence ATGACCATCAAACAGATCCGCGCCTTTCTCGCCGTGGCTCAGAGTCTGAGTTTCGCCGTGGCCTGCGAGCGTTTGCACCTGTCGCAATCGGCGTTGAGCCTGACCATCAAGGCGCTGGAGGAGGGCCTGGGTGGCCGTTTGTTCAGCCGCAACACGCGTAATGTGGCGCTGACTGCTGAAGGCGAGTCGCTGCTGCCACTGGCCCGGCGTCTGATTGCCGATTGGGACAACGCCGAAGACGAAATGCGCCAGCGCTTCAGCCTGCAACGCGGGCGGGTGACGCTGGCGGCGATGCCATCGTTTGCCGGCAACCTGCTGCCGCCGATCCTGAAAACCTTCCGCGCGCGTTATCCGAACGTCAACGTCACGGTAAACGACGTGATCAATGAGCAAGTGCTGGAAATGGTCCGTGACCGTCAGGTTGAACTGGGCGTGGCGTTTGAGCCGATGCAGAGCACGTCGCTGACCTTCACCCCTTTGTACATCGATCGCTTCGTTGCCGTGGTGCCGAAGGATTCAATCCTGGCCCAACGCACCGAGATCGACTGGCAGACGTTATTGCAGGAACCGTTCATCACCTTGCAGCGGCCATCGACGGTACGGGTGATGCTGGAGGAGCATTTGCAGGCGCGGGGCAAGAAGTTGCCGGTGGAATTCGAGAGCCATCAATTGGCGACGGTCGGGCGCATGGTCGCCAGCGGGCTTGGGGTGAGTGCGGTGCCGGCATTGTGCGCCGAGCAGATGCAGGAACTCGGCGCTCAGTGCCTGACGCTGAATGATTCGGTGGAACGCGCTATCGGCGTGCTGACTGAACCGGGCAATGAACTGTCGGCGGCGGCGCAGGCGTTGTTTGATATTTTCAAGGCTGAAGATTTGCGGTAA
- a CDS encoding NAD-dependent protein deacetylase encodes MLDSPTREHLETLQQLMGNGDFLVLTGAGISTPSGIPDYRDSEGVRRGRQPMMYQEFLAAPESRRRYWARAMLGWPRVRQARPNAAHEALAGLQRQGLISDLITQNVDTLHDQAGSHDVIELHGSLHRVLCLDCGQRSERDAIQQLMEQQNPYLAGVDAVQAPDGDTLLDPAFEARFQVPHCPHCAGQRMKPDVVFFGENVAQHTAARAMNAAETAGGMLVVGSSLMAYSAFRLCRVIADHGKPLIAINLGKTRADELLDLKIEASCERLLPLLALALER; translated from the coding sequence ATGCTCGACAGCCCGACCCGCGAACACCTCGAGACCCTGCAACAACTGATGGGCAATGGCGATTTTCTGGTGCTGACCGGCGCCGGCATCAGCACCCCGTCGGGCATTCCCGACTACCGTGACAGCGAAGGAGTACGGCGTGGCCGGCAGCCGATGATGTATCAGGAGTTTCTTGCCGCCCCGGAATCACGCCGACGTTATTGGGCGCGGGCGATGCTTGGCTGGCCGCGAGTGCGCCAGGCGCGGCCGAATGCAGCGCACGAGGCCCTCGCCGGTTTGCAGCGCCAAGGGTTGATCAGCGACTTGATCACGCAGAATGTCGACACCCTGCACGATCAGGCCGGCAGTCATGATGTGATCGAACTGCACGGTAGCCTGCATCGGGTGCTGTGCCTGGACTGCGGCCAACGCAGTGAGCGCGATGCGATTCAGCAGTTGATGGAGCAGCAAAATCCCTATCTGGCCGGCGTCGATGCGGTGCAGGCGCCTGATGGCGACACCTTGCTCGACCCCGCCTTCGAAGCACGCTTTCAGGTACCCCACTGCCCGCATTGCGCGGGTCAACGGATGAAGCCGGACGTGGTGTTTTTCGGTGAAAACGTCGCGCAGCACACGGCGGCACGGGCGATGAACGCCGCGGAAACTGCCGGGGGCATGCTGGTGGTCGGGTCTTCGTTGATGGCTTACTCGGCGTTCCGTTTGTGCCGAGTGATTGCCGATCATGGCAAGCCGCTGATAGCGATCAACCTGGGCAAGACCCGGGCGGATGAGTTGCTGGATTTGAAGATCGAGGCTTCGTGTGAGCGGTTGCTGCCTTTGTTGGCGTTGGCGCTGGAGCGGTGA
- a CDS encoding class I SAM-dependent methyltransferase: MDEAKLNQFMGKLVSDMGGAAMLANVIVGEELGLYRAMADSQPISADALAAKTTCNPRLVREWLSAHAASGYMEHQDGQFRLPEEQALALAVEDSPVYVAGGLGVVASFFHDKDKLVKAMRGNGALPWGDHHPCMFSGTERFFRPGYKGHLIAEWLPALDGVVAKLEEGAKVADIGCGHGASTVIMAQAFPNSRFVGYDYHAPSISVATQRAEEGGVSSRATFFQGSAKGYPGDDYDLICYFDCLHDMGDPVGAARHAHAALKDDGTVLLVEPFANDTLDDNINPVGRLFYAASTFICTPNSLSQEVGLGLGAQAGEMRLRKVFTEAGFKQFRRASQTPFNLILEARK, encoded by the coding sequence ATGGACGAGGCGAAGCTCAACCAATTCATGGGCAAACTGGTCAGCGACATGGGCGGCGCGGCGATGCTGGCCAATGTCATCGTCGGCGAAGAACTCGGGCTGTACCGGGCGATGGCCGACAGTCAGCCGATCAGTGCCGATGCCCTTGCGGCAAAAACCACCTGCAATCCACGTCTGGTCCGCGAATGGCTCAGCGCCCATGCGGCGTCCGGTTACATGGAGCATCAGGACGGGCAGTTCCGCCTGCCGGAAGAACAGGCGCTGGCCCTGGCCGTAGAAGATTCGCCGGTTTACGTGGCCGGCGGGCTCGGCGTCGTGGCGTCGTTTTTCCATGACAAGGACAAACTGGTCAAAGCCATGCGCGGCAATGGCGCCCTGCCCTGGGGCGATCATCACCCGTGCATGTTCAGCGGCACCGAACGTTTCTTTCGTCCGGGATACAAGGGCCATCTGATCGCAGAATGGTTGCCGGCGCTGGACGGCGTAGTGGCCAAGCTGGAAGAAGGCGCGAAAGTCGCCGACATCGGCTGCGGTCACGGCGCCTCGACGGTGATCATGGCGCAAGCGTTTCCCAATTCGCGTTTCGTCGGCTACGACTATCACGCGCCATCCATCAGCGTCGCCACCCAGCGCGCCGAGGAAGGCGGCGTCAGCAGCCGGGCGACGTTCTTTCAGGGCTCGGCCAAAGGCTACCCCGGCGATGACTACGACCTGATCTGCTATTTCGACTGCCTGCACGACATGGGCGACCCGGTCGGCGCCGCACGTCACGCCCATGCAGCGCTGAAGGATGACGGCACGGTGTTGCTGGTCGAGCCGTTCGCCAACGACACGCTGGACGACAATATCAATCCGGTCGGGCGGCTGTTTTATGCGGCGTCGACCTTTATCTGCACGCCGAACTCGCTGTCGCAGGAAGTCGGCCTGGGCCTCGGTGCTCAGGCGGGGGAAATGCGCTTGCGCAAGGTCTTCACTGAAGCCGGGTTCAAGCAATTCCGCCGTGCCAGCCAGACACCGTTCAACCTGATTCTGGAGGCGCGCAAGTAA
- a CDS encoding HvfB family MNIO-type RiPP peptide maturase, translating into MQTPLSSLRPSVGLGLRRGLLNDLRNARPGNFDFLEVAPENWIGIGGAHGAALGELAERYPLSCHGLSLSLGGPAPLDVGFLQEVRVFLDHYNVPLYSEHLSYCSDDGHLYDLLPLPFTEEAVYHVAARIRQAQDILGRRLAVENVSCYAAPRQDMDEVTFTNAVLREADCDLLLDVNNVYVNSVNHGFDPQAFLAGIEPGRVVGMHVAGHFDESDTLKIDTHGASVKPIVWTLLAQAYARFGTQPTLLERDFNFPVFAELVAELQTIRHLQAGGCVHG; encoded by the coding sequence GTGCAAACGCCGCTTTCATCACTGCGACCCAGCGTCGGCCTCGGCCTGCGCCGTGGCCTGCTCAACGATTTGCGAAACGCCCGCCCGGGTAATTTCGATTTTCTCGAAGTTGCGCCGGAAAACTGGATCGGCATTGGGGGGGCGCACGGCGCGGCGCTGGGTGAACTGGCCGAGCGTTATCCGTTGTCCTGCCACGGCTTGTCGCTGTCGCTCGGTGGTCCGGCGCCGCTGGATGTGGGTTTCCTGCAGGAAGTGCGGGTGTTTCTCGACCATTACAACGTGCCGCTGTACAGCGAACACTTGAGCTACTGCAGCGATGACGGTCACCTTTATGACCTGCTGCCGCTGCCCTTTACCGAAGAAGCGGTGTATCACGTCGCCGCGCGCATCCGTCAGGCGCAGGACATCCTCGGCCGGCGTCTGGCGGTGGAAAACGTCTCCTGTTACGCCGCCCCGCGCCAGGACATGGACGAAGTAACCTTCACCAACGCCGTGCTGCGCGAGGCCGATTGCGATCTGCTGCTGGACGTGAATAACGTCTACGTCAATTCGGTCAATCACGGCTTCGACCCGCAGGCGTTTCTTGCGGGCATCGAGCCGGGGCGGGTGGTGGGCATGCATGTCGCGGGGCATTTCGATGAGTCCGATACGCTGAAGATCGATACCCACGGCGCCTCGGTCAAACCCATTGTATGGACATTGCTCGCACAGGCCTATGCGCGATTTGGTACGCAACCCACCTTGCTGGAACGGGATTTCAATTTCCCGGTCTTTGCCGAACTGGTTGCCGAGTTGCAGACCATTCGCCACCTGCAAGCAGGAGGGTGCGTGCATGGATAA
- a CDS encoding HvfC family RiPP maturation protein translates to MDNLQRQQQALTRYLRDPEQQTPPSDMNAARVEVYRELVFNNLSQLLSATFPVLIRIIGESRWRLLVRGFLRDWRAQTPKFAEIAEEFVDYLAAQPQVLQQGQLPAFLLELAHYEWVEMVLQQSDAPVLALTDPALLLQRPLQVSALAWPLAYVWPVHELDPHNQPDAPPAQPTLLLVRRTEDFSVKFSLLSPLALRLLQRIGEFAALTGLEQLQGLAQEAGQAASDAFVDDGLALLRQLHADRVVGTTRVKHKSL, encoded by the coding sequence ATGGATAACCTGCAACGGCAACAACAGGCGCTGACCCGCTACCTGCGCGATCCCGAACAGCAGACGCCGCCCAGCGATATGAATGCTGCGCGGGTTGAGGTTTATCGTGAGCTGGTGTTCAACAACCTGTCGCAGTTGTTGAGCGCGACCTTTCCGGTGCTGATCCGGATCATCGGTGAATCACGCTGGCGCTTGCTGGTGCGTGGCTTTTTGCGTGACTGGCGTGCGCAGACGCCGAAGTTCGCTGAGATCGCCGAGGAATTTGTCGATTATCTGGCGGCGCAACCGCAGGTTTTGCAACAAGGGCAGTTGCCGGCGTTTCTGCTGGAACTGGCGCATTACGAGTGGGTGGAGATGGTTTTGCAGCAATCCGATGCACCCGTGTTGGCGCTGACAGATCCGGCACTGTTGCTGCAGCGCCCGTTGCAGGTTTCGGCGCTGGCCTGGCCGTTGGCCTATGTCTGGCCGGTGCATGAACTTGACCCGCACAACCAGCCCGATGCGCCACCGGCGCAACCGACCCTGTTGCTGGTGCGGCGCACGGAGGATTTCAGCGTGAAATTTTCCCTGCTGAGCCCGTTGGCCTTGCGCTTGTTGCAGCGCATTGGCGAGTTTGCGGCGCTGACGGGCCTTGAGCAGTTGCAGGGTCTGGCACAGGAGGCCGGGCAAGCGGCCAGTGACGCGTTCGTCGACGACGGCCTGGCGTTGCTGCGACAGCTGCATGCGGATCGGGTGGTTGGCACCACTCGAGTGAAACACAAGTCATTGTAG
- a CDS encoding ATP-binding protein, which produces MTLNLHWPRTLASRLSLIFLIGLILAQALSFSAQYYERYESAKNTMLGNLETDVSTSVAILDRLPVEERPAWLTRLARQNYGYLLNEGDPGTPIDARDVPVAVTSITEAIGERYPLTFTDIPGPRQHFQGHLRLSDGSPLTIDVRPAMAPLSPWLPGVLLGQLALMIACTWLAVRIAIRPLTRLANAVETLDPNAQPIKLDESGPNEVVYAARAFNTMQARIAAYLKERMQLLAAISHDLQTPITRMKLRAEFMDDCAEKDKLWNDLSEMEHLVREGVAYARSVHGSTEESRRTNMDSFLESLVFDYQDMGKQVQLVGHSAAVIDTRPHALRRVLVNLTDNALKFAGAAEVHVAADGASLSISVLDRGPGIAEAELAQVLQPFYRVENSRNRDTGGTGLGLAIAQQLAMALGGTLTLRNREGGGLCAELALPINQ; this is translated from the coding sequence GTGACCCTCAATCTGCACTGGCCACGCACCCTCGCGTCGCGCCTGTCGCTGATTTTCCTGATCGGGCTGATCCTCGCCCAGGCGCTGTCGTTTAGCGCGCAGTACTACGAGCGCTACGAAAGCGCGAAGAACACCATGCTGGGCAACCTGGAAACCGACGTTTCCACCTCGGTTGCAATCCTTGATCGCCTGCCTGTCGAAGAACGTCCGGCGTGGCTCACCCGTCTGGCGCGCCAGAATTACGGTTACCTGCTGAACGAGGGCGATCCGGGCACGCCGATCGATGCCCGTGATGTGCCCGTGGCGGTGACTTCGATCACCGAAGCCATCGGTGAGCGCTATCCGCTGACCTTCACCGACATACCCGGGCCACGCCAACACTTTCAGGGCCACCTGCGCCTTAGCGACGGCAGCCCGCTGACCATCGACGTGCGCCCGGCCATGGCCCCGCTGTCACCGTGGTTGCCGGGGGTGCTGCTCGGCCAGTTGGCGTTGATGATCGCCTGCACTTGGCTGGCGGTGCGCATCGCGATCCGCCCGCTGACCCGCCTGGCCAACGCCGTGGAAACCCTCGATCCCAACGCCCAGCCGATCAAACTTGACGAATCAGGTCCGAACGAAGTGGTTTACGCGGCGCGTGCCTTCAACACCATGCAGGCGCGCATCGCCGCCTACCTGAAAGAGCGCATGCAACTGCTGGCGGCAATTTCCCACGACCTGCAAACACCCATCACCCGGATGAAACTGCGCGCCGAGTTCATGGACGACTGCGCCGAGAAAGACAAACTGTGGAACGATCTCAGCGAGATGGAACATCTGGTACGCGAAGGCGTGGCCTATGCGCGCAGCGTCCACGGTTCGACCGAAGAGAGCCGGCGCACCAACATGGATTCCTTCCTCGAAAGCCTGGTGTTCGACTATCAGGACATGGGCAAACAGGTGCAACTGGTCGGCCACAGCGCAGCGGTCATCGACACCCGCCCGCACGCCTTGCGCCGGGTGCTGGTGAACCTCACCGACAATGCGCTGAAGTTCGCCGGCGCTGCTGAAGTCCACGTCGCGGCGGACGGCGCCAGTCTGTCGATCAGCGTACTCGACCGCGGCCCGGGCATCGCCGAAGCCGAACTGGCGCAGGTGCTGCAGCCGTTTTACCGGGTAGAGAATTCGCGTAATCGCGATACCGGGGGTACGGGTCTGGGCCTGGCCATTGCTCAGCAACTGGCGATGGCGCTGGGTGGCACGCTGACCTTGCGTAATCGTGAGGGTGGCGGGCTGTGTGCGGAACTGGCGTTGCCCATCAACCAATAA
- a CDS encoding response regulator, with the protein MEHVDHILIVDDDREIRELVGNYLKKNGLRTTVVADGRQMRSFLEANTVDLIVLDIMMPGDDGLQLCRELRVGKHKATPVLMLTARNDETDRIIGLEMGADDYLTKPFAARELLARINAVLRRTRMLPPNLVVTEAGRLLAFGRWQLDTSARHLLDTDGTMVALSGAEYRLLRVFLDHPQRVLSRDQLLNLTQGRDADLFDRSIDLLVSRLRQRLLDDAREPAYIKTVRSEGYVFSLPVEILGAPA; encoded by the coding sequence ATGGAACATGTCGATCACATTCTCATCGTCGACGACGACCGCGAGATCCGTGAGCTGGTGGGCAACTACCTGAAGAAAAACGGCCTGCGCACGACAGTCGTCGCCGATGGCCGGCAGATGCGCAGCTTCCTCGAAGCCAACACTGTCGACCTGATCGTGCTCGACATCATGATGCCCGGCGACGATGGCCTGCAGCTGTGCCGGGAGTTGCGCGTGGGCAAACACAAAGCCACGCCGGTGTTGATGCTGACCGCGCGCAACGATGAAACCGACCGCATCATCGGCCTGGAAATGGGCGCCGACGACTACTTGACCAAACCGTTCGCCGCGCGCGAATTGCTGGCGCGGATCAACGCCGTGCTGCGCCGTACGCGGATGCTGCCGCCAAATCTGGTGGTGACTGAAGCAGGTCGGCTGCTCGCCTTTGGCCGTTGGCAACTGGACACCTCGGCCCGGCACCTGCTGGACACCGACGGCACCATGGTCGCCCTCAGCGGCGCCGAGTATCGCTTGTTGCGGGTGTTCCTCGATCATCCGCAACGAGTGCTCAGCCGCGATCAGTTACTCAACCTGACCCAGGGCCGCGATGCCGACCTGTTCGACCGCTCGATTGATCTGCTGGTCAGCCGCCTGCGCCAGCGCCTGCTCGATGACGCGCGCGAACCGGCGTATATCAAGACCGTGCGCAGCGAGGGCTATGTGTTTTCGTTGCCGGTGGAGATTCTCGGGGCGCCGGCGTGA
- a CDS encoding DUF2790 domain-containing protein: MNNKSVVAACLFAALNICTLSARAEAAAAPQTYTYGTHLDIHKVISLEQDNSVACGIVEARMTYLDSAGTTRVLDYSKFADGCNNDN, encoded by the coding sequence ATGAACAACAAATCCGTAGTCGCCGCCTGCCTGTTTGCCGCTTTGAACATCTGCACCCTGTCGGCCCGCGCCGAAGCGGCTGCCGCCCCGCAAACCTACACCTACGGCACCCACCTGGATATCCACAAAGTGATTTCGCTGGAGCAGGACAACTCGGTGGCCTGCGGCATCGTCGAAGCGCGCATGACTTACCTCGATTCGGCCGGCACCACCCGCGTACTCGATTACAGCAAATTCGCTGACGGCTGCAACAACGACAACTGA
- a CDS encoding cytochrome c biogenesis protein DipZ — translation MYLIAFLGGLLTVLSPCILPVVPFLFAGAQRSRSSILLILGGMALTFALISSLAVVSSEWVIQASNTGRHVALIVMSVFALSLISARIGDWLTRPFVMLGNRLDPQAQNKAGPLGSIMLGVATGLLWAPCAGPILGVILTGAMLQGANAQTSLLLLAYGAGSALSLGVLIFAGRGLVNRLKPSIPFTGWLRRGAGVAVLGAAAVIATGFDKILLASTSSEGVASVEKSVLENVPKVVDYLVTKVRADSPMEEGKGSMPPLTGAVQWLNSPELSSESLRGKVVLVDFWTYDCINCQHTLPYVKDWAKKYEKDGLVVIGVHTPEYGYERIIDNVKDQVKKLGITYPVAIDNNYAIWRNFDNQYWPAHYLIDAKGQVRYTHFGEGRYEAQEQMIRQLLDEAKAPAA, via the coding sequence ATGTACCTCATCGCGTTTCTTGGCGGTCTGCTGACCGTGCTCAGCCCCTGCATCCTGCCGGTGGTGCCGTTTCTGTTTGCCGGTGCGCAGCGTAGCCGCAGTTCGATCCTGCTCATCCTCGGCGGCATGGCCCTGACCTTTGCGCTGATCTCCAGCCTGGCGGTGGTCAGTAGCGAGTGGGTGATTCAGGCCAGCAACACCGGACGCCACGTCGCGCTGATCGTGATGAGCGTGTTCGCCCTGTCGCTGATCTCGGCGCGCATCGGCGACTGGCTGACCCGACCCTTTGTGATGCTCGGCAACCGTCTCGACCCGCAGGCACAAAACAAGGCCGGGCCGCTGGGCTCGATCATGCTCGGTGTCGCCACCGGGTTGCTGTGGGCCCCGTGCGCCGGGCCAATCCTGGGCGTGATTCTCACTGGCGCCATGCTGCAAGGGGCGAATGCGCAAACCAGCCTGCTGTTGCTCGCTTATGGCGCCGGCAGTGCCTTGTCGCTGGGCGTGCTGATCTTCGCCGGTCGTGGCCTGGTCAACCGCTTGAAACCATCGATCCCGTTTACCGGTTGGTTGCGTCGCGGTGCCGGTGTCGCGGTGCTGGGTGCGGCTGCGGTAATTGCCACGGGTTTCGATAAAATCTTGCTGGCGAGCACCTCTTCCGAAGGCGTAGCCAGTGTGGAAAAAAGCGTTCTTGAAAACGTGCCGAAAGTCGTCGACTACCTCGTCACCAAGGTCCGTGCGGACTCGCCGATGGAGGAGGGCAAAGGCTCGATGCCGCCGCTGACGGGCGCGGTGCAATGGCTGAATTCGCCAGAGCTGAGCAGCGAATCCCTGCGCGGCAAAGTGGTGCTGGTGGACTTCTGGACCTACGACTGCATCAACTGTCAGCACACCTTGCCTTATGTGAAGGACTGGGCGAAAAAGTATGAAAAGGACGGCCTCGTGGTGATCGGGGTTCATACGCCGGAATACGGCTACGAGCGGATCATCGATAACGTCAAGGATCAGGTAAAGAAACTCGGCATCACCTACCCGGTGGCGATCGACAATAACTACGCGATCTGGCGCAACTTCGATAACCAATACTGGCCGGCGCATTACCTGATCGACGCCAAGGGGCAGGTGCGTTACACCCACTTCGGTGAGGGGCGCTACGAGGCGCAGGAGCAGATGATCAGACAACTGCTGGATGAGGCCAAAGCCCCGGCAGCCTGA
- a CDS encoding GNAT family N-acetyltransferase yields the protein MSPHLVWLADHLHHSDRYAEWIHSQFSYEYAHQPLADWQREFAAGQSNGDWPCLVALDDQQLIGGAALARTDLAQRPDLGPWLACVFVSPDARGQGLAERLIEGVCQEAKDRGWPRLYLHTQTQRDYYAKRGWQVLETFQAWGNEQWLMVRDL from the coding sequence ATGTCACCGCACCTCGTCTGGCTAGCCGATCACCTGCACCACAGCGACCGCTATGCCGAATGGATTCACAGCCAGTTCTCCTACGAATACGCTCACCAGCCACTCGCCGATTGGCAACGCGAATTCGCCGCAGGGCAAAGCAATGGTGACTGGCCTTGCCTCGTTGCCCTCGACGATCAGCAGTTGATCGGTGGCGCCGCACTGGCTCGTACCGACCTCGCCCAGCGGCCTGATCTCGGACCTTGGCTGGCCTGCGTGTTCGTCAGCCCTGACGCCCGCGGACAGGGGTTGGCGGAACGCTTGATTGAAGGGGTTTGTCAGGAGGCGAAAGATCGCGGTTGGCCACGTCTGTACCTGCATACGCAAACCCAGCGGGATTACTACGCCAAACGTGGCTGGCAAGTACTGGAAACCTTTCAAGCCTGGGGAAACGAGCAATGGCTCATGGTCCGCGACCTCTGA